The genomic DNA TGTAGCATTTTAGTTTTCTGTtacaatcaaaataaaataaaaaactgaaaccTCGTGTTTAACTGCATGTCAACAATTACATGTTTGATCTACTGATGTGCAAGCTTGgagtttataattttgtttttaattatatcaTTTGAAATACATGTTACAGATAACATACAAAGAATAacgtttatttatttgcatttaacatGGATATTTTGTGAATTAAGTACATGCCTATATGTAACAAGTAACAATAAATGTCCTTTTATAAAATCCTGCCTACTGCATTTTGGTGTACTgtacaatttgtgtgtgtgtgtgtgtatgtgtacacgGTTTCAAGGGCCGTTCTTTACCCTGAACTCTGTCCAGCTCATTAGCACTGAGGCCATTCAACTCTTTTGCATATCACAAGTCTGGCATGTCAAATAATTCTTTCATACTCCTACTCTTATTTCACACTTCTTTTTGaacatgtatacatttattgTCAATGTTTTGTGTGAACTTTGATCTGCATGAATTAGTTACTCTCAAACACTCCCAGTTACAGTTCACGTGTTTCTTCACATTTAGAGTAGTGAAGTTCAAGTCTTAACACCTTGGATACATCCCAGGTGATTTCAACAATATGAATGAATATGTGGACAGAAATGCAGACATTGAGGCATTCAGCAAGATGAGGCAGATCAACTTCTGCTAAAAAGTACATgagtcatatctatctatctatctatctatctatctatctatctatctatctatctatctatctatctatctatctatctatctgtctgtctgtctgtctgtctgtctgtctgtctgtctgtctgtctacctacctacctacccacccatccatccatctacccatccacctgtacatctatctatctatctatctatctatctatctatctatctatctatctatctatctatctatctatctatctatctatctatctatctgtctgtctgtctatctgtctgtctgtctgtctgtctacctacccatccatccacccacccatccacctatacatctatctatctatccatccatccatccatctatctacatttatttacatttacatttattcatttagcagacgcttttatccaaagcaacttacaaaagaggaaaacataagcgaatcatcttaaggagacagtggtacaaaaagtgccatattacaaagtttcactatcatcagaatagtatacaaaacaaatttaagtgcaaaaagaaatgtaaattattattattattattatttaattattttttttttttagtgactggttaagtgcttttggaaaagatgtgtttttagccgttttttgaagatagagagtgagttagcttcccggattgagttgggaaggtcattccaccaccgtggtatgatgaaactgaaagtccgggaaagtgttttggtgcctctttgttttggtatgacaaggcgacgttccttagccgaccgcaggcttctggtgggaacgtagctctgcaaaAATGATTTAATAGACTGTTTtgtatatgccagcatcagggccttgaatttagtacgtgcatgaacaggcagccagtggagagcgacaaagagtggtgtaacgtgctctatTAGGTTCATTAAAggccagacgtgctgctgcattctggatcatttggagaggtctaatagcacatccatccatccatccatccatccatccatccatccatccatccatccatccatccacttcaAATAGTAAAAGAAGCTTTCTGGTTTTTCTTTTTGTGGATGGTGCAGGGGTAGCTAATACCAATTTTTCATTATTTGATTGTATTATTTgtgatgtaaataaatacaatcgACGTGTCCCACCCAtcttaaattattaataaatatgattatgCATATCCTGGAATATTCAGACAATACACTTGGAAAAGTACTGCAAAGCACTTTCTGATGGTTATTTGTTCATATGGTGTTATAtggtttaaagggttagtttgcaTAAAAATTAtagttctttcatcatttactcaccctaatgtatCCTCAAActcgtattactttctttcttccactgaacacgaacaaagatattttaatggatatatgatgtctgtttgttcattcggtgcaagagaatggtgatcatttcaagctccaaaaagcatataaaggcagcataaaagttatctatatgactccagtggtctaATCCACAAATTTTAAAGTGATCCAAtagtttttgggtgaaaacagaccaaaatgtaactcctttttcacttgaAATTGTGACAACAGCAGTATCCTTGGTTAAAAACTACTCTGTACTTTTAGATATTCAGAAGGAAACACGAGTTGTTCTGGCTCATGCAAAATAAACTTTACGCACTATAATTTGAATCATGATTTccagctcgattacacttcctagcaccatctagtgatctgcacatgcatcaagtactaggaaatgtaatcgagcttgaaatcatgatcgtgcctagagactgcaatggcaagatgtacagtgcaAATGGAGTTAactttttttgtctgttctcaaccaaaaatgATTGGATaacttaagaagacatggattagaccactggagtcttatgtataaaatttgtatccttttttttttatggagcTTGAAAaattgatcaccattcacattgtatggacaaacagacatcatattgGCATTAAAATATCTCAATATGTTTTCTGTGAAAGAAAGTCTTAAAATGTGTGACAAcctaaaggtgagtaaatgagagaatgatcatttttgggtgatctgtgatcctttttttatttaaagatgagCCTCATCTGCCTGCATAATTACCATGAATTATTCAGTTATTAATTGAGTAAACATTCCTGTTATTTGCAAAAATCATGACTGACTTTATGCAAACTAACACAGTTTTTGACACACTCAAAGCCTTTTTTTCTGACAAAAATATTTCGAGCATGACTCTATTGCGCAACCGCATCGTGTGTTTCGAATGAATTAGAGAGACTTGTTGTAATTGGTCAGGATCCACAACAATTTGCCCCGTGAGTGGACGGCCCCTAGTTAACAAGTGTTGGCTCACAGGAATTCCTCTACATTCACTGGCAACTTTATTGCTGTACAGAGTTTAATAAACACCTATCTAGTTTCTCCGCAGTCACTTTCATGCCGGCAGAAAGAATCTGGTGGTGAGGACAGTCGGGCTTCCACGTTTTTCACTTTTTCCTGGATCTTGCACATAAACAGCGATTGTGAAGATGGACGGGTCCAATAACACGCTTTTTGATCCGAGATGCATGCAAGAGCCTCCCTACTCAAGCGAAGTTATTATGCGTGAGTAACATACATTTATGTTATTTTCCACCAAAATTGCCCCcattttacaataagtttccatagattaacaacattagttaacattaacaatgaacaatacttttacaccaTTTATATATCTGGGttcatgttaattttaacataattttttttataataagttatatatgttaacattggttaatgcactatgaactaacaatgaacaattaaataGCACTgacaatgattaataaatgctaataACAATATTGTTAGTtcgtgatacctaatgcattaacaaatgttaacaaatggaaccttatttaagtaggcctacattttattaaaagctgTATCTGTTTGCTTTAGGACAGCTCTGTTTGACGCTGTTCGTCCTTAAAATTTACCGGGGTAACCACAGTGTCCGTCAAACTACCATTGCCACAATATAACTGTCGTGTCTTGGCATTATCCTCCACTGTCAACaaaaagttacattaaaaaaaaaaaatgatataaatattcTGACATCTTCGTACACCGTTTAAAAATAACCCatatatttattttggttttactGTTACCATGGTAAATTTTGAAGGGTGAGACTATTTGATAATCCCATATTTGTTACACAATGGTTTACTATAGCAAGTAGTATCACCTTTGTATACTTGAAGAAATCCGTCCTTTTTATTTGCAGCCTTACCAGTTATTGTTATAGCTAACTATACTGTGGTTGTAACTGCGGTCAGTGCACCTTGACATGAGTTTTTCTAGGCGTTACCCTCCaggaaatatgttttaaacaTGCATGCATTGCATTACTCAAACACTGTGAATGAAACTGATTGTATAGATTACATCAGTGATTAAATAAGTGTACACATTAACAGTTATGTGTGAAAGCAGATGCTTTCGTATTGAAACCACTTGTAAGAATTGTAAGATTGTGTTTCTGAGCAATACTTGATTGGATAATGCAAGTTAATAAATCCACCTGATCTCCGTTAGTGTCTTTTgtgtattattaaaataacattatttctGGGGAATAAGAATAAGAGTTTATGTTTAGTGGATTTATATTCCCGTACAGATTGCAACATGCATTCTTTTTTTGTTAAAGTTGGGAAATCGCTTTTCCCTGAGGTTCAGAATGAAACCTGCACATGATTTTCCAACTGTTTCATTCTTATTGAAAACACATGGACAATCATTAAGGTTTACGACAATACATGGCCCcaattaggctaatcagtgtgtgtgtgtgtgtctttttgtttaagttttcattaaatattaatttgatggCTCATCTTCATCCTTCTCCTCGGCTAATTAGGGGACGGGCATGCGCACTCATGGCCCGGTCTCACCCTCCTCACACAGATGTATATGTAAATGCTTTCTTCTATTAAATCTCCTAATCCTTTTACGCCTTACTACATGTCTTTCTCAGATTGAATCGGGTATTTTTATTTGTCTTGGTGTCTAAAGCAAGAGACAGGTCCCAGATcttaaaatatgtgtttgtgtatgtgttaataaataatgataatgatatatTCCCACAATCACTTTACTACCATGTGGATAAAAACCTGATAGACTTATGGGTTTGATGAAAGTATTTTCTATTCTTCAGAGCTGGACATCTTTGGCATAGTTCTCTTCTCTGTGCTGACTTTAATGGTCACAGTGTCCTTGCTGGTTTTCATTGAAGAATGCATCTACATCTATAAGAAAGTACCCGCACACAAGAAAAGTATAACCATGTGGGTAACTGGAGCAGCTCcggtgagttttttttgtttgtttccaaCTATATTGTTTCTTTAACTATGTACAATTTTGACCCTGTGgacttttaaaataaacaaatacacttTTCACTCTCACTCATTTATTTGTCCACTAACAGTGTTGAAAATGGACATACTGTACACGCATCATAGGAGAAAGTCATGAATAATTCCACCACATATCAAATATGTATGGTGTTAAATAGCTTTCTGTGATCGGAATGACAATAGAAGGCttatttgtcttgctaaggctaatttaaagcaatagttcatccaaaaaggaaaattctctaatttctagaagaatatcccagctctgtaggtccatacaatgcaagtgaatgcagaccagacatttgaagctcaaaaaaaatcacataatggtagcataaaagtaatccataagactccagtggttaaagcaatatcttcagaagtgatataagtgtggtgagaaacggatacatttttaagtccttttttactataaatctccactttcacattaaaGTGAAAGTaatagtggagatttatagtaaaattattcaaatattgatctgttttttcaCCCAAAGTTattgcttcacttcagaagacatatattaaaacactggagttgtttggattacttttactatgactgtatgtgctttttggagctttaaagtgctgatcaccattcacttgtatggacctacagagctgagatattcttataaaaatcttcgtttgtgttctgcaaatgaAGGTATGTCattcacatctggtatggcatgagggtgagtaaatgatgagagaattttcatttttgggtgaactccctTTAATAGCTGGCATTTATGCATTACTGGATGCAATCATGTTCATGCATGTGAGAGTGTAATAGAGCACCCTTAAAATCATACCCAAGTATGCCATGTATCAGGCCTGTGTGTCTTTACTTATTTTTGGAAGTTCCTATGCATTCTGAGATGGAAATGACAGTGATTTTTGAGATAAAATGGAAGACTCCTTTGTCTTActtaggctaatttcatagctagcaTTTTTGCATCCTAAATACACATAAGTGAGTTATATTTTCATGATGTTgaataatttgacaaaattacagcttgaatgGAAATTCTGcccctaaaaaaattattttcataagtgatatttgtattattttgtaaagAAGACCCATTACATCTTTCATATTTCATTTCAATCATAATAGGCatttgaaaattaatgaataagtAACAAAAGTTTCCAACACTTACTAATACCAATGTTATGTTTATATCACTGAAAgaaaaatctatttgtttattctgtttcttttaataaaagtttaacataagttgaagaaacacccatctTCTGTATCTGTTCCTGCATCCTTTTTTCCTGTATGTTTGTGAATCTAATCTACCAGTCATTCCTATCTATCTGCTCTCTTTGTTATCGCTTGTGTCTCTGCCAAACATCCTGTATTATAAAAGGTTTGTTTAATAATTCAACAGTACTATTTGGAACTGACATGAGAAATTTGAGTGTTATCAGTACTCTGAAAACTGAAGCAAGTGATTCAGTTAATCATTCATATGTGCAATACTGACTGGAGGAGTGATTATAAGTATTAAGTTTGAACTTTGGAGATATTATCTTTTTCAGGTTTTTGCTACGACGTCTTGTTTGGGCATGTGGGTTCCAAAGGCCACAATGTTCACTGACATGACCTCATCCACGTGAGTTAACTGCTCATATGTgatgtataaaaatgtataagtgATATATTATATGTAATCCAGTAACTGTAAAACATTCAGTTTGTTCTTCCAAAATGACGTTGTGCCCCTGAAATTGGCTTCCCAtttgacttttttcttcagtggaacacaaaaagtaaaTTGACACTTTGtccatagaatgaaagtgaaactgggtcaaactccaaaatgacataaatcaCCGTAAGAATATTATAAAGGTGTTCCATATGACCACATAtgatatttcaagtcttttgaagccatactaTTGTTTTGAGtctttatttactgataatcttcccttcAAGgcacaaagttttttttcttcttctttttctcatCTCTGTGCTTGACAAACCCAGAtccatttcattttcattatgtgTAAAAAAGCTGCCAGGATATTTTTCAAAAttccccttttgtgttctaaAACATCATACAAGTATGGAAtgacatgaagatgagtaaacaATAATGTAATTTTCCGATTTGGGTACAATATCCTTTAGTAAGGTGTAGTTAAGTTTTGTAAACTCCAAAAATCAGTTTGAAGTGGGTGAAAGAACAGAAAACAGGGTCCAGAATTTTACCAAAATAAGTTCTTTcagctgtgtatatgtgtgtgtgtgtgtgtgtgtgtgtgtgtgtgtgtgtgtgtgtgtgtgtgtgtgtgtgtgtgagctagtGAGAAATGCTGATATTTAAAGCGAGATAAAGAAGGTATTAATTATGTATTTCTCACTCAATTGGCAGATATTTTGCAATTGTGATCTTTAAGTTCCTGATTCTTATGATTGAAGAGCTTGGAGGTGACAATGCACTTCTGCAGTGcactgagaaaaaggcatttaaGATCAGCACAGGaccctgctgctgctgctgtccaTGCCTGCCAGATGTTGCTGTTACACGGTAATTAGACCTTAAAATTAGCTGCCAGACTCTTGATTCAAAAACTACTCTGTACTTTTAGATATTCAGAAGGAAACACGAGTTGTTCTGGCTCATGCAAAATAAACTTTACGCACTATAATTTGAATCTGCATTTTGGTCCAGTTGGCCATTAATTGTCAGTATCTTTAACTGGTGAGGGTGAATGCATGCCAGGCCATTCAACTCTTCTGTAAATATGGGGCCTCTATTGTGCTTGTTAGTATGTAAACCTGCACTTCAGGGCCATTGAATCCCTTTGGAGAAAGGAGCGGTTTGTACCACTTAGAACCATTGGCTGTATAATGAAAAGACTTTCATTAACAAACTCAAAAGGTTTAAACCTATTTTTATGTCTAATGTAATGTAATCTTAATTGTTTCATGCGATATCTCTGGGTGGGATGATATGACCTGTAACgtttacattttctgtaaaaaattGTGCCTTGCTTTTTCAGACGGTCTCTTTTCATATTGAAACTGGGATCCTTTCAATTTGTTCTGTTAAAAGTGGTCTTGACCATCCTTTCCATTGTCCTCTGGACTAACGGCAACTTTAATGGAACTGAAGTAAGTATAGACAATGCAACTAATATCAGAAGTTGGCTAATTGAATTGATTAAATAAAGTTCTGGTTCATAGGTGGCAATAATGGGAGGAGCCATTTGGATAAACTCATTTCTTGGCTTTTGCCTTGTTGTTGCACTTTGGCCTGTTGCAA from Xyrauchen texanus isolate HMW12.3.18 chromosome 41, RBS_HiC_50CHRs, whole genome shotgun sequence includes the following:
- the slc51a gene encoding organic solute transporter subunit alpha — protein: MDGSNNTLFDPRCMQEPPYSSEVIMQLDIFGIVLFSVLTLMVTVSLLVFIEECIYIYKKVPAHKKSITMWVTGAAPVFATTSCLGMWVPKATMFTDMTSSTYFAIVIFKFLILMIEELGGDNALLQCTEKKAFKISTGPCCCCCPCLPDVAVTRRSLFILKLGSFQFVLLKVVLTILSIVLWTNGNFNGTEVAIMGGAIWINSFLGFCLVVALWPVAIMFMHVRVMLRTLKIIPKYAMYQLLLILSQLQTAIINILALNGTIACAPPYTSQARGYLMSQQLLIVEMFIITLVTRLLYRRQYDPRQEEYGDEESKTALSSKNAVDIV